The DNA region ATAAAAACCAGGCGTCCCCATGTTATTGTCGGTGTCGGCGGTTGTGTGGCCCAGCAGGAAAAGGATGAAATGTTCAGGCGGGCGCCTCATCTCGATATTGTTTTTGGCACGCATAATATACACAAGCTGCCTGACATGATCAAATCGGTTTATGAAAAGCGGGGGCAGGTGCTGGAGACGGAATTTTTCGATTCTCCCGAACCGCTTGTTTACCCGGCTCCCGAAGAAGGGGGTATTAAGGCTTACGTCAATATTATGCGGGGCTGCAATAATTTCTGCACCTACTGCATTGTTCCCTATGTGAGGGGGCGTGAAACGAGCAGGCCCTGGGGAGATATCAGGGATGAAGTGCTAAAGCTTGCTCAATTTGGAGTAAAAGAGATTACCCTTTTAGGTCAGAATGTCAATTCCTATGGCAATGGATCATCTGATGGCGTTGGTTTTTCCCAACTCATAAGGAAGGTGGCCGAAGTGGATGGAATAGAGCGGATACGCTTTGCAACATCTCATCCCAAGGACCTTTCAGATGATCTTATTAGCGCCTTTGCAGAGGTGGATAAACTTTGCAAGCATCTCCATCTCCCTGTCCAGTCCGGATCGGACAAGGTCTTATCAACAATGAAAAGGGTTTATACGGTGGGCAGCTATATGGAAAAGGTTAAAAAGCTGAAAACCCTTGTTCCCCACATAGCTATTTCGACGGATATTATCGTTGGTTTTCCCGGTGAAGGCAGAGAGGATTTTGAAAAGACGCTGGAACTAATGAATGTGATAAGGTATGATTCATCATTCTCCTTTAAATATTCGAAACGGCCGGGGACAGCGGCGGCCGATCTGAAGGATAATGTTCCCGAAAGTGAAAAGGAGATCAGGCTGGCCACCCTTCAGGCTTTGCAGAAAGAACACAGTATGGAAACCAACAGGGCACAGATTGGAAAGATCGAACCTGTTCTTGTGGAAGGGGCTAGCAAAAAAGGGGAAGCCATGGTGAGAGGTCGCACACCGGGTAACCGGGTCGTTAATTTCAGGGGGGGTGAAGATCTGTTTTCCAAAACAGTGCTTGTTCATATTACCGGCGCTTTTACCAACTCCCTGCAGGGTGAACTGAGCAGGCTTCACTGAATCTCTAATTAAGGTATAGCACATGAAATTTCTTGAAATGAGGGTTAGCGGGGTAATTGTAGATCCCTCAACATATATTCCCATGGTCATACTCAAGGATATGGAGGAGAAAAAAACGCTTCCTGTCTGGGTGGGTATCATGGAGGCTGCTGCCATACTGACGTCGCTTGAAAGCATAAAGTCTGATCGCCCCATGACCCATGACCTTGCCAAAAATATAATCTCGACGCTTGGCGCAGATGTCCAAAAGGTAGCCATTACGGATCTTTATGATAATGTCTTTTATGCGACACTCTATCTTTCAGATGCTAAAGGAGAGCTTATCGAGCTAGATGCAAGGCCGAGTGACGCTATTGCCATTGCCATGCGTTCTTTTGCTCCCATACTTGTAAATGAAAGTATTATAGATAAGGCCAGGGTAATTGATCTTTCTGCCGAGTCTATGAAAAGTAAGAGCAGCGCAGAACTGAGAAGTATTCTGGAAAACCTTTCTGCCGAAGATTTTGGAAAATACAAGATGTAGTTGCTGACTTAGCGAGGTATTCCAAGTGATCCACGAAAAAATCGTTAATTCACCCATAAACAGCAGAATCATCAAGTGGGCGGCTGTTTTATGCTATGCCTCCCTCATTTTTTACATGTCGTCACTGTCAGCCTCTCCCCATGCATTAGCTCCCTTTTTCATGTTTGATAAAGTGCTGCACTTTTTTGAATATGGAATTTTCGGTTTTTTGCTCTATTTTGCACTTGCCGGGGAACGATGGGAAGGAAAACCCCTTCTTCCGGCCTTTATGATAGGCTCCATATACGGTATTAGCGATGAGTTTCACCAGTATTTTGTTCCCACCAGAGAATGCGATGTTTTTGATTTCCTTGCTGATGCGGCAGGCAGTGGTTCGGGCGCTTTTTTCGCTTCTTTTATGAGCAGGGGGAGGGCGCATTGAGTAAGAAACGGCTTCTTGTCATTGATGACGAAAAATTCTTCAGGGAGCTTTATGAGGGTATTCTCGCTTCTGAAGACTTTACCGTTATTGCTGTTGAAGGCGGTCGGGAGGCATTGGAGCTTATCAGGGAGGAGAGCTTTGATGTGATCATTGCCGATATGGTTATGCCCGGTTGGGACGGTATCAGGACGATCAGGGAAATCAGAAAAGTATCTCCCGATCAGGACATTATAATTGTCACTCATGTCTCGGAAATTGAAGCGGCCGTCGAGGCCATGAAAAACGGCGCCAGTGATTATATCCTCAAGCCGATTAATCGTGAAGACCTCCTTTATGCCCTCAACAGGGTCGTTAAGCGGCAAAAGATCCTTGTAGAGCACTCCAGGCTTTTGCAGGAGAGTGTCGATCTCTTTGAAGTGCTTTCCATTTATAAAAAGTGCCTGAAAATTCTCTCTATTAATGATTTTACGGCCCTCATGAATTACGTAACGGAAGCAATGGCTGAAGAGACGGGTTCTAAAGAGGCCTATTTCTGGCTAAGCTATAGCGGCCTTGAAGCAGGATGGATTATCAAGGCATCTCTTGGCGGCAGTGATCAGAGGGCAGGAAAAAAGCTCCCGCTGCAAGATGAAGAATGGCAAAAAGGGGTCAGGGCAGGGGTGCCTTTTTTCCGTTCCCAGGGGAAAGTTAATTCCTTTTTTGTTCCCTTCCTGTTGCAGGACAGGGTCGTTGCCGTTGTCGAACTTTCATCAAAAAGGGGGGGGCAGAAGTATGATGACAGGGACTTTAAGTTTGCAGGTATTGTGGCTGAATTTTCCCAGCTTGCCCTTAATAATGCAAGGAAACTGACTTCTCTTGAGGACAGCTCACTTCTTGACAAAAATTTTGGTGTATACAGCTACAAATTCTTTCTCGAAACCTTTAACAAACAGATCTTTACGGCATCCAGGTACAGACGGCCCTTTTCTGTGGCGGTTATCAAAATAGACAACCTGGACGAGCTTAAGAAAAATTTTGCCGCAACCCAGGTAAAAAACAGCATAACCGGCATTATAGAAAAAATTTCCGATGCTATCAGGCATTCCGATATTCTGGCCGGCATTGGTGAGAGGGAATTTTATCTGCTTCTTCCGGAGACGGACTATTTTGGTTCAATCATGGCTGTAAAGCGAATGGAGGAAGCTATTGCAGGCGTAAAGTATGTGAGTGACGGTATCAGCAGTTCTTCAGTAGAGGTCCTTACCGTTTCCGCCTCTTTTCCGAGAGACGGCGTCCATATGGATACCCTCATGAACAGTGTCAATAAGAGAGCTGATGAATTGAGGAATAATCTTTTTCTAAAGCTTGATCTCGTCGATAAAAAATACTGGGAGGCTGTTGATACGCTTATTAATGGTAGTGAGACCCTTTCTCCCCTAATGGATACCTGCGGGGGGATTTGCAGCGCTGCTGCGCCTTACATTTACTCTGACATGGACGATACCTTTTATTTCCGGTTGAGGGACCTTTTTGTAAATGAAATTATTAGCAGGCCTTTTCTGCGGGGAGTGCTTTTTCTGGGGGCGGAGCAGATATCACCGAATGACGAGTTTTGCAAGAAGATTGGGCAGGCAGATAATCTTACCATGAGGATTTTCGTTATTGGCAAGCGGGGAAGTGAACAATGGAATATTCCCAATATTACTCCCGTTTACCTTAAGGAGGGAGAAGCCTTTTTTAACACCATTCTCTTTTTGAATGAAGAGGCCGGTTACGCCTATTATGGTCAAAAGAACTATAATAGCTATACTTCTTTTCATACGTCCGATTTATATACTGTTGAGAAGTTGATTTCAAAATTGCGTGATCATTACCTCTTGCAATGGATATAATACTTTATGGAAAATAATACCAAAAAAGTGCTTCTTGCAGAGCCTGACAGGGAAAGCGCAAAAGTACTCGGTCTGGCCCTGAAAGAGGGAGGGCTGGAAGTCCTCTACGCAAAAGATGGCCCCACAGCGCTTCAAAAGGCCCTCGAAGGGGGGCCTGACGTTATTGTCACGGAGATTGTCCTTCCGCTTCTTAATGCTGTCAAGATCTCGCAGATACTAAAGAGTAATCCCAGAGTGAAAGACGTGCCCATCGTTTTTTTAAGTTCAGGTGACATTAATCCTGTCTACCTCCCTTATTTTCGGAATGCCGTCATAAAAAAACCTTATAATCTCGAGGAGGTGCTGACCAGGATAAAGGCCTCTCTTAAAAAGTCGGAAACGGCCATGGATGTGCAGGATGAGGCCAGGGAGATAGAGGGCAATCTTGCCCAGATGTCTCTTGTCGACATTCTCCAGGTGTTCAGTATGAATAAGAAGAGCGGCGCCCTGGTGGTCAGGAGGGAAGAGACTTTTGAGGAGGGAATGGTATTTCTCAAAAATGGAGAGGTTATTAATGCAAATGCCGGTATTGCAAAGGGGGAAAAAGCGCTCTACAGGATGCTCGGCTGGAGTTCAGGCAAGTTCGAGTACATTCCCAAAAACTTTAATCCCGGTGAAAATATTACCAAGGCTATTGATTCTCTTCTCATGGAAGGTATGCGCCAGATTGACGAGTGGAAGCGTATGGCCGGTGAATTTCCAACGATGGATGCGACCATTACACTCAAGGTTGATTCCTCTCGCATTCCGAAAAATTTGAGGCCCATGACAAAAGAGGTTATCTCTCTTCTCTCTTATTACAAAAAGGTGGAAGATGTTATCAATAACAGCGTCTATTCCGACTATGATGTAATGATGACGATTAATACCCTCATATCGAAGGGCGTTATTGGTATTAGTGAAAGAGAGGGCGCCAGGGACAAAAAGGCCGAACCCCTGTTGACAGCGGAAGAGGCTTTTGCCATAAAGGAGTCCCTCTCTTCACCCTTCAGAGAAGGCTATAATATGGATATTGTAAAAATCCCCGTCTTTTGCAGTAATATGGACCATGCTGCGGCTCTGGCCGAGTCTCTTTCCCATATTGCGGGATTTAGCCTTGAAAAAGCATTTTTTACGGGGAATAATAAGTCTATGCCTGTTGGTGAACTTGGAAAAATCAGGGCAAGTGATAATATTACCCTTCTTTTTATCGTTTTCCCGACTAATTTGTCAGGCAGTCCGCTCTGGCCGCCTTTACTTGGAGACTCGGTGGGCGTTATTCTGCTGAGAGACGAAGCGCTTGACAGCGCTAATAAGGAGGTTGTGGCCATGCTTAAAGAATCGATGAAACTCACTTCCGTTCTTTTGAATATAAATTCCAAAAGGGCTGATTGGGGAGATAAAAAGCTTTACCAGATGAACATGGAAGATATGAGAGAAGAGGATGCGT from Deltaproteobacteria bacterium includes:
- the miaB gene encoding tRNA (N6-isopentenyl adenosine(37)-C2)-methylthiotransferase MiaB, translating into MENDKKLYLKTFGCQMNDADSSKIKSLLADMNIGSVNEAEDADIILLNTCSIRWKAEHKVYSELGRFKKIKTRRPHVIVGVGGCVAQQEKDEMFRRAPHLDIVFGTHNIHKLPDMIKSVYEKRGQVLETEFFDSPEPLVYPAPEEGGIKAYVNIMRGCNNFCTYCIVPYVRGRETSRPWGDIRDEVLKLAQFGVKEITLLGQNVNSYGNGSSDGVGFSQLIRKVAEVDGIERIRFATSHPKDLSDDLISAFAEVDKLCKHLHLPVQSGSDKVLSTMKRVYTVGSYMEKVKKLKTLVPHIAISTDIIVGFPGEGREDFEKTLELMNVIRYDSSFSFKYSKRPGTAAADLKDNVPESEKEIRLATLQALQKEHSMETNRAQIGKIEPVLVEGASKKGEAMVRGRTPGNRVVNFRGGEDLFSKTVLVHITGAFTNSLQGELSRLH
- a CDS encoding DUF4388 domain-containing protein; translated protein: MENNTKKVLLAEPDRESAKVLGLALKEGGLEVLYAKDGPTALQKALEGGPDVIVTEIVLPLLNAVKISQILKSNPRVKDVPIVFLSSGDINPVYLPYFRNAVIKKPYNLEEVLTRIKASLKKSETAMDVQDEAREIEGNLAQMSLVDILQVFSMNKKSGALVVRREETFEEGMVFLKNGEVINANAGIAKGEKALYRMLGWSSGKFEYIPKNFNPGENITKAIDSLLMEGMRQIDEWKRMAGEFPTMDATITLKVDSSRIPKNLRPMTKEVISLLSYYKKVEDVINNSVYSDYDVMMTINTLISKGVIGISEREGARDKKAEPLLTAEEAFAIKESLSSPFREGYNMDIVKIPVFCSNMDHAAALAESLSHIAGFSLEKAFFTGNNKSMPVGELGKIRASDNITLLFIVFPTNLSGSPLWPPLLGDSVGVILLRDEALDSANKEVVAMLKESMKLTSVLLNINSKRADWGDKKLYQMNMEDMREEDASKQLRKLLDAFLNL
- a CDS encoding VanZ family protein — encoded protein: MIHEKIVNSPINSRIIKWAAVLCYASLIFYMSSLSASPHALAPFFMFDKVLHFFEYGIFGFLLYFALAGERWEGKPLLPAFMIGSIYGISDEFHQYFVPTRECDVFDFLADAAGSGSGAFFASFMSRGRAH
- a CDS encoding response regulator; its protein translation is MSKKRLLVIDDEKFFRELYEGILASEDFTVIAVEGGREALELIREESFDVIIADMVMPGWDGIRTIREIRKVSPDQDIIIVTHVSEIEAAVEAMKNGASDYILKPINREDLLYALNRVVKRQKILVEHSRLLQESVDLFEVLSIYKKCLKILSINDFTALMNYVTEAMAEETGSKEAYFWLSYSGLEAGWIIKASLGGSDQRAGKKLPLQDEEWQKGVRAGVPFFRSQGKVNSFFVPFLLQDRVVAVVELSSKRGGQKYDDRDFKFAGIVAEFSQLALNNARKLTSLEDSSLLDKNFGVYSYKFFLETFNKQIFTASRYRRPFSVAVIKIDNLDELKKNFAATQVKNSITGIIEKISDAIRHSDILAGIGEREFYLLLPETDYFGSIMAVKRMEEAIAGVKYVSDGISSSSVEVLTVSASFPRDGVHMDTLMNSVNKRADELRNNLFLKLDLVDKKYWEAVDTLINGSETLSPLMDTCGGICSAAAPYIYSDMDDTFYFRLRDLFVNEIISRPFLRGVLFLGAEQISPNDEFCKKIGQADNLTMRIFVIGKRGSEQWNIPNITPVYLKEGEAFFNTILFLNEEAGYAYYGQKNYNSYTSFHTSDLYTVEKLISKLRDHYLLQWI
- a CDS encoding bifunctional nuclease family protein, with translation MKFLEMRVSGVIVDPSTYIPMVILKDMEEKKTLPVWVGIMEAAAILTSLESIKSDRPMTHDLAKNIISTLGADVQKVAITDLYDNVFYATLYLSDAKGELIELDARPSDAIAIAMRSFAPILVNESIIDKARVIDLSAESMKSKSSAELRSILENLSAEDFGKYKM